One sulfur-oxidizing endosymbiont of Gigantopelta aegis genomic region harbors:
- a CDS encoding HEPN domain-containing protein, with translation MTLSYQILKDRQRDEREHYPRNLGLRVHRALSWLNRAEQCEDDLDAEFIFLWIAYNAAYANEIDDHRRFTEQDTFQNFMNRLCEMDSQQKIDGLIWSEFAGSIRVLLDNKFVFQPFWDFQNKKLTENEWQTKFHDAKHCANKALGNKNTGKVLAVVFSRLYTLRNQLLHGGATWNSAVNREQMRDAVNFLKKLIPMIIEIMMDNHNAFWGEACYPVVEA, from the coding sequence ATGACCTTATCTTATCAAATATTGAAAGACAGACAACGTGATGAACGTGAGCATTATCCGCGTAATTTGGGTTTACGTGTTCATCGTGCTTTGAGTTGGCTTAATCGAGCAGAGCAGTGTGAGGATGATCTGGATGCAGAATTTATCTTTTTATGGATTGCTTATAATGCAGCTTATGCTAATGAGATTGATGATCATCGACGTTTTACAGAACAAGATACGTTTCAGAATTTTATGAATCGTTTATGTGAGATGGATTCACAGCAAAAGATTGATGGTCTAATTTGGTCTGAGTTTGCTGGTAGTATACGTGTGTTATTGGACAATAAGTTTGTCTTTCAGCCTTTTTGGGATTTTCAAAATAAAAAACTGACTGAAAATGAATGGCAGACAAAATTTCATGATGCTAAACATTGTGCGAATAAAGCCTTGGGGAATAAAAATACGGGTAAAGTGCTGGCGGTGGTCTTTTCTCGGCTTTATACCTTGAGAAATCAGCTATTACATGGTGGTGCAACTTGGAATAGTGCGGTTAACCGTGAACAAATGCGTGATGCAGTTAATTTTCTGAAAAAGTTAATTCCCATGATCATTGAAATTATGATGGATAATCATAATGCTTTTTGGGGTGAGGCTTGTTATCCAGTGGTTGAAGCTTAA
- a CDS encoding IS1595 family transposase: MSKNKIQFQEGYSLFELFNDYGTDKQCRQALFKWKFPDGFVCPECGNKTYCTLEHRHLYQCHHCHHQTSATCGTIFDSTKLPLSKWFLAIHLMTQLKTAVSALELKRQLKVSYNTAWSMKQKIMQVMKERDDSKPLSGIIQIDDAYWGGEHRGGSRGRGSENKTPFVAAVSTNEDGHPIAMNLNVLKGFKSSEIKRWAQTHLTPGSTVYSDGLNCFPAVKEADCKHVPIVTGGGAASVDKIEFIWVNTMIGNIKNSMKGSYHSINSKHLPRYLAEFCYRFNRRFNLKDMMPRFLCVAMKTPPMNGKLLKMAELYG; encoded by the coding sequence ATGTCAAAAAATAAAATTCAGTTTCAAGAAGGTTATAGTTTATTTGAGCTTTTTAATGATTATGGCACTGACAAACAGTGCCGACAAGCCTTATTTAAATGGAAATTTCCTGATGGATTTGTTTGCCCAGAGTGTGGCAATAAGACTTATTGCACTCTAGAACATCGCCATCTTTATCAGTGCCACCATTGTCATCATCAGACATCAGCAACCTGTGGGACAATATTTGATAGTACCAAACTGCCTTTATCTAAGTGGTTTTTAGCGATTCATCTTATGACTCAATTGAAGACAGCGGTTTCAGCATTAGAATTAAAGAGACAGCTTAAGGTAAGCTACAATACAGCCTGGAGTATGAAACAAAAGATCATGCAGGTTATGAAAGAACGTGATGACAGTAAACCTTTATCAGGCATCATTCAAATTGATGATGCCTACTGGGGTGGTGAGCACAGAGGCGGCTCCAGAGGTCGTGGTTCAGAAAATAAAACACCGTTCGTTGCAGCCGTTTCTACTAATGAAGATGGACACCCGATTGCAATGAATTTAAATGTGCTTAAAGGGTTTAAATCCAGTGAAATAAAACGATGGGCACAAACTCATTTAACACCTGGAAGTACTGTTTACTCAGATGGGTTAAATTGTTTTCCTGCGGTTAAAGAAGCTGACTGTAAGCATGTTCCAATCGTCACGGGTGGTGGTGCGGCAAGTGTTGATAAAATTGAGTTTATCTGGGTTAACACTATGATAGGTAATATTAAAAACTCTATGAAGGGAAGCTATCATTCCATTAACTCAAAACATTTACCTCGGTATCTTGCTGAATTTTGTTATCGGTTTAATAGACGCTTTAACTTAAAAGACATGATGCCAAGGTTTTTATGCGTGGCGATGAAAACGCCACCTATGAATGGAAAGCTCCTAAAAATGGCGGAGCTTTATGGGTAA
- a CDS encoding class I SAM-dependent methyltransferase, with protein sequence MHILDAGCGSGRDSRYFIEHGFAISAFDASKELATIASEYIGQSVEVNSFQDFKSRDSYDGIWACASLLHVPADEMILVIKNISQYLKKGGIFYCSFKYGNTDFESHGRSFTNANEKRLKQFIQGSFLSVEKYG encoded by the coding sequence ATGCACATACTTGATGCGGGGTGCGGATCAGGCCGTGATAGTCGCTATTTTATTGAACATGGTTTTGCTATCTCTGCCTTTGATGCCAGTAAAGAATTAGCTACGATTGCATCAGAATATATTGGTCAGTCAGTAGAAGTCAACAGCTTTCAAGATTTTAAAAGCAGAGATAGTTATGATGGAATCTGGGCCTGTGCATCATTACTTCACGTGCCCGCAGATGAAATGATACTGGTTATAAAAAATATTTCACAGTATTTAAAGAAGGGTGGCATTTTTTATTGTTCGTTTAAATATGGTAATACTGATTTTGAAAGTCACGGCCGTTCTTTCACCAATGCCAATGAAAAAAGATTAAAACAATTTATACAGGGTAGTTTTTTATCAGTGGAAAAATATGGATAA
- a CDS encoding Fic family protein, whose amino-acid sequence MQTELITDIYKPNGAWKVEQNGTYAVDDDNKRVYIEYAHPDSVDCLMSEVIQYINLAQNRKLTTKTASEVYATIHSGIAHIHPFWDGNGRLARLLANLPVLHAGLPPIMIDQKTEKNISNCCQTIKEQLVSWTKNWCLARKEQLQSFAEFCKNPIV is encoded by the coding sequence ATCCAAACAGAATTGATAACGGACATATATAAGCCAAATGGAGCCTGGAAAGTAGAGCAAAATGGCACTTATGCTGTAGATGATGACAATAAAAGAGTATACATTGAATATGCACATCCTGATTCTGTTGATTGCTTAATGAGTGAAGTTATTCAATATATTAACCTTGCACAAAACAGAAAACTAACAACAAAAACAGCATCAGAAGTTTATGCAACAATCCATTCTGGCATTGCACATATACACCCTTTCTGGGATGGGAATGGAAGGCTTGCAAGACTACTCGCAAACTTACCCGTTTTGCATGCTGGTTTACCACCAATAATGATTGACCAAAAAACAGAAAAGAATATATCGAACTGTTGTCAAACTATCAAAGAACAATTGGTCAGCTGGACAAAAAACTGGTGTCTGGCCAGAAAAGAGCAATTACAAAGCTTTGCAGAGTTTTGTAAAAATCCTATAGTGTAA
- the csrA gene encoding carbon storage regulator CsrA: protein MLILTRRVGETLIIGDDVHITVLGVKGNQVRIGINAPKSVSVHREEIYERIQNEKSSADEADGNK from the coding sequence GTGCTAATTTTAACTCGCCGTGTTGGTGAAACATTGATTATTGGTGATGACGTACATATCACTGTATTGGGCGTGAAGGGAAATCAGGTCCGTATTGGTATCAATGCACCTAAAAGTGTTTCTGTTCACCGTGAAGAGATTTACGAGCGTATTCAGAATGAAAAATCATCTGCTGATGAAGCAGATGGCAACAAGTAA
- a CDS encoding aspartate kinase yields the protein MALIVQKFGGTSVGTVERIENVAKRIGKFRDNGDDIVVVVSAMSGETNRLVSLAHEIDDKPEAREYDVLLSTGEQVTIALLSMALNKRGIPARSYTGSQVHILTDSAHNKARILSIEEEKMRADIGQGRVIVVAGFQGVDDGGNITTLGRGGSDTTAVALAAALKADECQIYTDVDGVYTTDPRVVPEARRLDKITFEEMLEMASLGSKVLQIRAVEFAGKYNVPLRVLSSFDEPVFANDGSGDGANGTLITYEDDDMEQALISGIAFNRDEAKLTILGVPDKPGVAYAILGPVGDSNIEIDMIIQNISADGTTDFTFTVHRNDYVEAKEVLGKVSNDLGAREVVGDDKIVKISLVGVGMRSHAGIASKMFKILAEEGININMIATSEIKISVVVDEKYLELGVRALHTAFGLEQKV from the coding sequence ATGGCTTTAATTGTTCAAAAATTTGGTGGCACTTCCGTAGGCACAGTCGAACGCATAGAAAATGTAGCGAAGCGTATCGGTAAGTTTCGTGATAATGGTGACGATATTGTGGTCGTGGTTTCAGCCATGAGTGGTGAAACCAATCGTTTAGTTTCCCTGGCGCATGAAATTGACGACAAGCCTGAAGCGAGAGAATACGATGTACTGCTTTCGACGGGTGAACAGGTAACGATTGCACTCTTGAGTATGGCCTTGAACAAGCGTGGTATTCCTGCGCGTTCCTATACCGGCTCACAAGTACACATACTGACCGATAGCGCACACAATAAAGCTCGCATCCTCAGTATTGAAGAAGAAAAAATGCGCGCTGACATCGGGCAGGGCAGAGTCATTGTTGTGGCCGGTTTTCAGGGCGTTGATGATGGTGGCAATATTACGACTTTAGGCCGTGGTGGTTCAGATACCACTGCAGTCGCTTTAGCCGCAGCACTTAAGGCTGACGAATGCCAGATTTATACGGATGTGGATGGTGTGTATACCACCGATCCAAGAGTCGTCCCTGAAGCCAGACGACTAGATAAAATCACTTTTGAAGAAATGCTCGAAATGGCAAGTCTTGGTTCAAAAGTGCTACAAATAAGAGCGGTAGAGTTTGCAGGAAAATACAACGTTCCTTTAAGAGTACTCTCCAGTTTTGATGAGCCAGTCTTTGCAAATGATGGCTCAGGTGACGGTGCTAACGGCACCCTTATTACCTATGAGGATGATGATATGGAACAGGCATTAATTTCGGGTATTGCATTTAATCGGGATGAAGCCAAACTCACTATTTTGGGTGTTCCTGACAAACCAGGTGTTGCATATGCTATCTTGGGACCTGTGGGTGATAGTAATATCGAAATTGATATGATCATCCAGAACATCAGTGCTGATGGCACTACCGACTTTACTTTTACCGTACATCGTAACGATTATGTTGAAGCTAAAGAAGTCTTGGGCAAAGTATCTAACGACCTAGGTGCACGTGAAGTAGTGGGTGACGATAAAATTGTCAAAATATCATTAGTGGGTGTGGGTATGCGTTCTCATGCGGGCATTGCCAGCAAAATGTTCAAAATATTAGCTGAAGAGGGCATTAATATTAATATGATTGCTACTTCAGAAATAAAAATTTCTGTTGTTGTAGACGAAAAGTATTTAGAATTAGGCGTTAGAGCCTTACATACTGCTTTTGGTTTGGAACAGAAAGTTTAA
- the alaS gene encoding alanine--tRNA ligase — protein sequence MANASIKTSAQLRTAFLEFFEQHEHKCVSSSPLVPGNDPTLLFTNAGMVQFKDVFLGQDKRNYKRATSSQRCVRAGGKHNDLENVGYTARHHTFFEMLGNFSFGDYFKRDAIQYAWEFLTEVVGLPEERLWVTVFEDDDETTDIWLKEMKISPDRFSKIGAKDNFWSMGDTGPCGPCSEIFYDHGADVPGGPPGTPEEDGDRYIEIWNLVFMQYNRDKSGKMTPLPHPSVDTGMGLERLAAILQGVHNNYEIDLFQHIIKTIAELAQCQDLENKSLRVIADHIRACSFLIVDGVIPANEGRGYVLRRIIRRAIRHGHKLGLREPFFYQLVDVLNQEMGAAYPELTKAQAQVEKILKQEEIRFAETLDQGMQILSAEIKQLKGKVIPGDVVFKLYDTYGFPIDLTADVAREHALDIDREGYDTAMEKQREMARASSAFDIDYNDSIDLQGKTEFVGYDALDNDNSKILNIIIDGEQCQQLAVSDATAMIILDSTPFYAESGGQVGDSGTITTATGAQFDVINTQKNGDVFVHIGQLVKGSLTTGDVVRTQVSQTKRSDIACNHSATHLLHAALRTVLGDHVQQKGSLVDEQKLRFDFSHFEAITAEQLQTIENLVNQQIRNNHRVETKLMDIDAAKESGAMALFGEKYADKVRVLSMSDFSVELCGGTHVSRTGDIGLMKITAESGVAAGVRRVEAMTGQGALAYIERNEQQMDNSASLLKGNRDSLFDKVSALLDRSKKLEKELEQLKGKLANAQSGELSDNAVEIGGLKVLAAKLEGVDAKGLRDTMDQLKSKLGSCAIVLAVVNGDKVSLAAGVSKDSIKRLKAGDLVNSVASQVGGKGGGRPDMAMAGGNQPENLEKALAAVPSWVENQLE from the coding sequence ATGGCAAACGCTTCCATCAAAACCAGTGCGCAATTACGCACAGCCTTTCTTGAGTTCTTCGAACAACATGAACATAAATGTGTCTCGAGCAGCCCATTAGTGCCAGGAAATGATCCGACCTTATTGTTTACCAATGCGGGTATGGTGCAATTCAAAGATGTTTTTCTCGGACAGGACAAGCGCAATTATAAACGTGCCACAAGTAGCCAACGCTGTGTACGAGCAGGTGGTAAACACAACGATTTAGAAAATGTTGGCTATACCGCCAGACATCATACCTTTTTTGAAATGCTGGGCAATTTCAGTTTTGGTGATTATTTCAAACGTGATGCGATTCAATATGCCTGGGAATTTTTAACCGAAGTCGTCGGCTTACCGGAAGAACGCCTATGGGTCACAGTTTTCGAAGACGACGATGAAACTACCGATATCTGGCTGAAGGAAATGAAAATTTCACCGGATCGTTTTTCAAAAATTGGTGCCAAAGATAATTTCTGGTCCATGGGTGACACCGGCCCTTGTGGTCCTTGCAGTGAAATTTTTTACGACCACGGTGCTGATGTGCCGGGTGGACCACCGGGTACGCCCGAAGAAGACGGTGATCGCTATATCGAGATCTGGAATCTGGTCTTTATGCAATACAACCGGGATAAATCCGGAAAAATGACTCCCTTGCCACATCCCTCTGTTGATACGGGTATGGGCTTGGAACGTCTGGCGGCTATTTTACAAGGCGTGCATAACAACTACGAAATTGACTTGTTTCAACACATCATCAAAACCATTGCTGAATTAGCACAATGTCAGGACTTAGAAAATAAATCCTTACGCGTGATCGCCGATCACATTCGTGCCTGTTCCTTCCTTATTGTTGACGGTGTGATTCCTGCCAATGAAGGGCGGGGCTATGTATTGCGCCGTATTATTCGTCGTGCTATACGTCACGGACACAAGTTAGGACTGAGAGAACCATTTTTCTATCAATTAGTCGATGTTCTGAATCAGGAAATGGGCGCAGCCTATCCCGAACTGACCAAGGCACAGGCGCAAGTTGAAAAAATCCTTAAGCAGGAAGAAATTCGCTTTGCCGAAACACTGGATCAGGGGATGCAAATCCTCAGTGCCGAAATAAAACAACTGAAAGGCAAGGTTATCCCCGGTGATGTGGTGTTTAAACTCTATGATACCTATGGTTTTCCCATTGATTTAACCGCCGATGTTGCCCGTGAACATGCCTTGGACATTGATCGGGAAGGCTATGACACCGCCATGGAAAAGCAGCGTGAAATGGCACGTGCCTCCAGTGCCTTTGATATTGACTATAACGATAGTATTGACCTGCAAGGCAAAACCGAGTTTGTTGGCTATGATGCGTTGGATAATGACAACTCAAAAATCCTCAATATTATTATTGATGGCGAACAATGTCAGCAATTGGCCGTGTCAGATGCAACCGCAATGATTATTCTGGACAGTACTCCTTTTTATGCGGAGTCGGGTGGCCAAGTTGGTGATAGCGGGACGATAACAACGGCCACGGGTGCGCAATTTGATGTGATTAATACCCAGAAAAATGGCGATGTTTTCGTCCATATAGGGCAATTAGTAAAAGGTTCATTGACAACGGGTGATGTTGTTAGAACTCAAGTGAGTCAAACTAAGCGCAGTGACATTGCCTGCAACCATTCAGCAACACATTTGTTACACGCAGCGTTAAGAACCGTGTTGGGCGATCATGTACAACAAAAAGGCTCATTAGTTGATGAGCAAAAATTACGCTTTGATTTTTCTCACTTTGAAGCCATCACGGCTGAACAACTACAAACTATTGAAAATTTAGTAAATCAGCAGATCCGCAATAACCACCGTGTTGAGACAAAATTAATGGACATCGATGCCGCTAAAGAAAGTGGTGCAATGGCCTTATTTGGTGAAAAATATGCTGATAAAGTACGCGTATTAAGCATGAGTGATTTTTCTGTTGAACTGTGTGGTGGTACGCACGTGAGTCGTACGGGTGATATAGGCCTGATGAAAATCACCGCCGAAAGTGGTGTGGCTGCTGGTGTGCGTCGTGTTGAAGCGATGACAGGGCAGGGTGCATTGGCTTATATTGAGCGTAATGAACAACAAATGGATAATAGCGCCTCGTTACTAAAAGGCAATCGAGATTCGTTGTTTGATAAAGTCTCAGCCTTGCTGGATCGCTCGAAGAAATTAGAAAAAGAACTGGAACAATTAAAAGGCAAACTGGCCAATGCTCAAAGTGGTGAATTAAGTGATAATGCCGTTGAAATTGGTGGCCTTAAAGTATTGGCCGCCAAACTTGAAGGCGTGGATGCAAAAGGCTTGCGTGACACCATGGATCAGCTGAAAAGCAAATTAGGCTCTTGTGCCATTGTGCTTGCTGTAGTGAATGGCGATAAAGTGAGCCTGGCCGCAGGCGTCAGTAAAGACAGCATCAAGCGACTCAAAGCCGGTGATTTGGTTAATAGTGTGGCCAGTCAGGTGGGTGGAAAGGGCGGTGGACGACCCGATATGGCGATGGCCGGTGGTAATCAACCAGAAAATCTGGAAAAAGCACTTGCAGCGGTTCCATCTTGGGTAGAAAATCAGTTAGAATAA
- a CDS encoding regulatory protein RecX: MDTDIIDDDIQHESLEEKVEAKALKKRLLSIRISAMNILAGREHSIAEMRQKLQRKLNRRETNTESDLGKSDLDKPELDKPERIAEQIEVVLAQLLAEKLLDEARFTEAFIRSRINKGSGPIKIRHELKNRGIAGEMVDDYMENAYDFWQAHIKAARNKRFGKQLPKDYKEQSKQSRFLYQRGFSGELIQRLFADKY; encoded by the coding sequence ATGGATACCGATATTATTGACGATGATATTCAACACGAGTCTCTAGAGGAAAAAGTAGAGGCAAAAGCGTTAAAGAAGCGTTTACTCAGTATACGCATCTCAGCAATGAATATACTGGCTGGTCGAGAACATAGCATTGCTGAAATGCGCCAAAAGTTGCAGCGTAAATTAAATCGACGAGAAACAAACACTGAGTCTGACTTAGGCAAATCAGATCTAGATAAACCAGAGCTTGATAAACCAGAGCGAATCGCAGAACAAATAGAAGTGGTTCTAGCACAATTACTGGCGGAAAAACTGCTCGACGAAGCACGTTTTACCGAGGCTTTTATTCGTTCCAGAATCAATAAAGGCTCTGGGCCAATAAAAATTCGTCATGAACTCAAGAATCGCGGTATTGCGGGTGAGATGGTCGATGATTATATGGAAAACGCCTATGATTTTTGGCAGGCACATATTAAAGCGGCTAGAAACAAGCGTTTTGGCAAACAATTGCCAAAAGACTACAAAGAACAAAGCAAACAATCACGCTTTTTATATCAGCGTGGTTTTAGCGGTGAACTGATTCAACGCTTATTTGCAGATAAGTATTAA
- a CDS encoding HupE/UreJ family protein gives MIRKSYFYALCTLFLSFLTLATILGSSIAHADVVKPALIEISVKTDGTYQIEIRASIEALLTGINARYKNTKESPNAQAYDDLRVLPPEKLRQAFVPFESDFLDEVKLLINGQRTQPHIDKVTIPERGYVKVPRISVIILSGAIDTSAESLSWYYPERFGDNAVRVRQVDEVNEKWHWSSWQWLKDDEISQPFSLTEVFTQQTVLEIIQVYLVSGFEHILPKGLDHILFILGIFLLSVRMKPLLWQVTMFTIAHTITLGLSMNGYINLPANIVEPLIALSIAFIGIENIVSPRLHRSRLFIVFAFGLLHGMGFASVLSDFGMPENDFATALISFNVGVEIAQLSIILVAYLILGFGLRRQLANEQQYRKFVVIPGSLLIALIGLYWTYDRIIL, from the coding sequence ATGATCAGAAAATCTTATTTTTATGCTTTATGCACTCTTTTTCTTAGTTTTCTTACTTTAGCGACCATTTTGGGGAGCAGCATTGCCCATGCCGACGTGGTAAAGCCTGCTCTGATTGAAATTAGTGTCAAAACAGATGGTACTTATCAAATAGAAATTCGTGCCAGTATTGAAGCGTTATTAACAGGTATTAATGCCCGTTATAAGAATACCAAAGAGTCGCCCAATGCACAGGCCTATGATGATTTACGTGTACTCCCTCCAGAAAAATTACGTCAGGCTTTTGTGCCTTTTGAAAGTGACTTTTTAGATGAAGTAAAGCTGCTGATCAATGGCCAGCGAACACAGCCCCATATAGACAAAGTGACTATCCCTGAGCGGGGCTATGTCAAAGTCCCTAGAATCAGTGTGATTATTTTATCCGGGGCGATAGATACGTCGGCGGAATCATTATCCTGGTATTATCCTGAGCGTTTTGGCGATAATGCAGTACGTGTGCGTCAAGTGGATGAAGTGAATGAAAAATGGCATTGGTCATCTTGGCAATGGTTGAAAGACGATGAGATTAGCCAGCCTTTTTCCTTGACTGAAGTGTTTACTCAACAGACCGTGTTGGAAATAATTCAAGTCTATCTTGTCTCTGGTTTTGAACATATTCTGCCTAAGGGATTGGATCATATTTTGTTTATTCTGGGAATTTTTCTTCTCAGTGTCCGTATGAAGCCCTTATTATGGCAAGTCACGATGTTCACCATTGCCCATACCATTACCCTGGGCCTATCGATGAATGGCTATATTAATTTGCCTGCCAATATTGTTGAACCCTTGATTGCCTTGTCGATTGCCTTTATTGGCATTGAAAACATTGTTTCTCCGCGTTTGCATCGTAGTCGTCTGTTCATTGTGTTTGCCTTTGGCCTTTTACATGGAATGGGATTCGCCAGCGTTTTATCTGACTTTGGTATGCCGGAAAATGATTTTGCGACGGCTTTAATTAGCTTTAATGTCGGGGTAGAAATAGCCCAATTATCCATTATTCTAGTGGCTTATTTAATCCTTGGCTTTGGTCTGCGTAGACAATTGGCCAATGAGCAGCAATATAGGAAATTTGTTGTGATTCCCGGTTCCTTGTTAATCGCTCTAATCGGCTTGTACTGGACTTATGATAGAATCATACTCTAA
- a CDS encoding 5'-nucleotidase C-terminal domain-containing protein, translated as MSPINRRKFIKYIGTSAAATSLPAMLPLSTANATQGKKFPKDFYHLPIQGNVRILHITDVHGQLNPVYFREPNVNLGVGDAYGRPPHVVGKKLLKWMDLSTDSPEAYAYTYLNFDNVAPIYGKTGGFAQIKTLLKRLRSQAGGRQNTLTIDGGDLWQGSGTALWTRGVDMVEASNIMGVDVMVGHWEFTYREEEVLSNVALFKGDFIGQNVRVKEEAIMSDEYPAMVQRFDGNGLYDEDSGHAFRPYVIKEVNGARICIIGQAFPRTGNANPQEFFPDWSFGLREDDMIELVKEIQKNEKPDAIVLLSHNGMDVDIKMAENVPGLNAVFGGHTHDGMPKPLKVKNVSGGTCLVTNAGSNGKYIGVMDFDIQKGKIKAIHYKMLPIITNWLPADKEMAAYIKQMRQTKYDDKIIESRAKEYFFNKNRVGKSYEEILSEKLAIADRTLYRRGNFMGTWDQVLCNALRHEYNADVAMSPGVRWGTTTLGGDWITMEDVMTQCAITYGETYVAEMTGHDLLNILEGVADNLFDPDPYLQSGGDMVRVGGMNYTIDPAKKLYERISDARLDNGHVIEADMTYKVAGWASVSRTPEGRLMWDIVRDYILAKRGSDNVLKLPIINHPKLVGVKKNPGIADYPGELE; from the coding sequence ATGTCACCAATAAATCGCCGAAAATTTATAAAATACATTGGTACAAGTGCAGCTGCCACCAGTCTTCCTGCGATGTTACCGCTTAGCACAGCCAACGCCACGCAAGGCAAAAAGTTTCCTAAAGATTTCTATCACTTACCGATTCAAGGCAATGTTCGTATTTTGCATATCACCGATGTTCATGGTCAGTTAAATCCCGTTTATTTTCGTGAGCCCAATGTTAATTTAGGTGTCGGCGATGCTTATGGTCGTCCTCCTCATGTGGTCGGGAAAAAACTGCTTAAATGGATGGATTTAAGTACTGATAGTCCAGAAGCCTATGCTTATACTTATCTGAATTTTGATAATGTCGCACCGATTTATGGCAAAACCGGTGGCTTCGCACAAATTAAAACTTTGCTCAAACGCTTGCGTAGCCAAGCCGGTGGCAGACAAAACACCCTCACCATTGATGGCGGTGATTTATGGCAGGGCTCTGGTACGGCCTTGTGGACTCGTGGCGTTGATATGGTTGAAGCCTCCAATATTATGGGTGTCGATGTCATGGTTGGTCACTGGGAATTTACCTATCGTGAAGAAGAAGTGTTAAGTAATGTTGCCTTATTTAAGGGAGACTTTATTGGCCAAAATGTGCGGGTCAAAGAAGAGGCCATTATGAGCGATGAGTATCCCGCCATGGTGCAGCGCTTTGATGGTAACGGGCTTTATGATGAAGATTCCGGCCATGCTTTTCGACCCTATGTCATTAAGGAAGTCAATGGTGCTCGTATTTGTATCATTGGTCAGGCCTTTCCTCGTACTGGCAATGCCAACCCTCAGGAGTTCTTTCCTGACTGGTCTTTTGGCTTGCGCGAAGACGATATGATAGAGCTGGTCAAAGAGATACAAAAAAATGAAAAGCCTGATGCCATTGTCTTACTCTCCCATAATGGTATGGATGTGGATATTAAAATGGCGGAAAATGTCCCCGGCCTGAATGCCGTATTCGGTGGTCATACGCATGATGGTATGCCCAAGCCGCTCAAAGTAAAAAATGTCAGCGGTGGCACTTGCTTAGTGACCAATGCCGGTTCTAATGGTAAATATATCGGTGTTATGGATTTTGATATTCAAAAAGGCAAAATCAAGGCCATTCATTACAAAATGCTACCCATTATCACTAACTGGCTACCCGCCGATAAAGAAATGGCCGCCTATATTAAACAAATGCGCCAGACTAAATACGATGACAAAATCATTGAGAGTCGCGCCAAGGAATATTTCTTTAATAAAAATAGAGTCGGCAAAAGCTATGAAGAAATTCTCAGTGAAAAACTCGCCATTGCGGATCGTACCTTGTATCGCCGAGGCAATTTTATGGGTACCTGGGATCAGGTACTTTGCAATGCCCTAAGGCATGAATACAATGCTGATGTGGCCATGTCTCCCGGTGTTCGTTGGGGAACAACAACGCTAGGGGGTGACTGGATCACAATGGAAGATGTGATGACTCAATGTGCAATCACTTATGGTGAAACCTATGTGGCTGAAATGACTGGCCATGATTTATTGAACATTCTGGAAGGCGTTGCTGATAATTTATTCGACCCCGATCCTTATTTGCAATCAGGAGGTGACATGGTGCGTGTCGGTGGCATGAATTATACCATTGATCCCGCTAAGAAATTATACGAACGCATCAGCGATGCCCGCTTAGATAATGGGCATGTTATTGAAGCGGATATGACTTATAAAGTCGCTGGCTGGGCTTCTGTCAGTCGTACTCCTGAGGGACGCTTGATGTGGGACATCGTTCGAGACTATATTCTAGCCAAGCGTGGGAGCGATAATGTATTGAAGTTACCCATTATTAATCACCCTAAATTGGTCGGCGTTAAGAAAAATCCAGGCATTGCCGATTACCCCGGTGAATTGGAATAA